One segment of Purpureocillium takamizusanense chromosome 7, complete sequence DNA contains the following:
- a CDS encoding uncharacterized protein (EggNog:ENOG503NU2D~TransMembrane:5 (o66-92i104-125o137-156i176-193o199-218i)) — MAPTPDELSAPGAASYDSNTMSVGDGTWDFTKNSFLLPNLQGLNFDTMRYNGMANRFRTLDQYHRIVLAHGIMAAIVFLLLVPVSVMMARFYSSRPGYAIAYHAQIHVFAGLMVLVVFILGFFAVGPERNLTNPHHGIGVAIFVMFILQLIGGRLVRHITKLRSLRIMIHQWSGRAIALLGIVQVPLGLTLYGSPKYLFILYTLWMTFLLIVYFILSWRSAGRRELYMGGARSEGGRIRITESEFFSDADPKHHKGGWSKWLGPLAAGAGIWALLRGRKKDRERARSRSRSRSRSSFSRSRAPEVMSSRRGSGTYLTEKYSELPPEKGGGGGFMKVLGGAAAAIGAGKLVSGFMNRRRDRRDEEYSAVSTETPGRYRSRRGGPTMTELSSEVTDDYTRDPRDATQTSLLPPSANRGGMAAGMAAARSAVDSRDPRRPTTPRPMHARGPSGHDFEDSDYSSYVSPSRRPVDGGRGGGGGLAKGILSGLGMGWFAKKMADRRTKKQEDRMREEEDMRSGTQVSRFTGDGHPSPTRKSSRRPAPVRRPTGYARGGTEISETTESSLDSRPAAGTYGAPMPSAGGFPPAPSGGPGNHSRPRMDPVSMPPMPPDPHGVLHSEAEGSLLSSVGGSRSPQRGASPRRRNEGERAAAAAAARAGSLAADEGHQYRDERDRYGSQQSQPVSVKLKVHDDRDRNVTLRRLTEEEAAAARGPRSRGDSESSLSGLESPSYGRSYRRDSSQRRMERAAERAAERRAAAAAASDDKLAPLSPPNPAFAKGGRRAKDSAYYSGQPGPSGTAPVAGQTVSSLGSPESHGTWSAMSMSPGGPDKGPESVAAEDRRRRRRQERRAASSTTRPSGVDMFD, encoded by the exons atggcgccGACTCCCGACGAGCTCtcggcgcccggcgccgcgagCTACGACTCCAACACGATGAGCGTCGGTGATGGCACATGGGATTTCACCAAGAACAGCTTCCTGCTGCCCAACTTACAAGGGCTCAACTTTGACACCATGCGGTATAACG GCATGGCAAACAGATTCAGAACCCTGGACCAGTACCACCGCATTGTTCTTGCGCACGGCATCATGGCAGCTAttgtcttcctcctcctcgttccCGTGTCCGTCATGATGGCGCGCTTCTACTCGAGTCGACCGGGCTACGCAATCGCGTATCACGCGCAGATACATGTCTTTGCCGGCTTGATGGTCCTCGTTGTCTTCATCCTGGGAttcttcgccgtcggcccAGAGCGCAACCTGACCAACCCACACCATGGCATCGGCGTGGCCATTTTCGTCATGTTCATCCTCCAACTCATCGGCGGCCGACTCGTGCGCCATATCACCAAGCTCCGATCGCTTCGCATCATGATTCATCAATGGTCTGGGCGTGCCAttgccctcctcggcatcgtccagGTGCCTTTGGGCCTTACCCTCTACGGCTCACCCAAATATCTTTTCATCCTTTATACGCTGTGGATGACCTTTCTTCTCATCGTCTACTTCATCCTCAGCTGGAGGTCCGCGGGTCGCCGCGAGCTTTACATGGGTGGGGCCAGGTCTGAAGGGGGTCGAATTCGCATCACAGAGTCCGAATTCTTCTCCGATGCCGACCCCAAGCATCACAAGGGCGGATGGTCGAAGTGGCTAGGGCCTctggctgctggtgccggcaTCTGGGCTTTGCTGCGAGGACGCAAGAAGGATCGGGAGCGCGCCCGCTCACGCAGTCGGAGCAGATCGCGATCTTCATTCAGCCGCAGCCGAGCACCAGAGGTCATGTCTTCGCGGCGCGGCTCCGGTACGTATTTGACAGAGAAGTACTCGGAGCTTCCACCCGAGAagggtggcggtggcggcttcATGAAGGTCCTGggtggtgcagcagcagccattGGGGCGGGAAAACTCGTATCGGGGTTCATGAACCGGCGTCGCGACAGGCGCGACGAAGAATATTCGGCTGTTTCTACCGAGACACCCGGACGATATCGATCAAGACGAGGCGGACCCACGATGACAGAGCTGAGCAGTGAGGTCACCGACGACTACACGAGGGACCCACGAGACGCTACGCAAACGTCTCTTTTGCCCCCTTCGGCGAACCGAGGCGGCATGGCagcgggcatggcggctgcCCGAAGCGCGGTTGACAGCAGAGACCCCCGACGACCCACGACGCCCCGACCAATGCACGCACGCGGGCCATCGGGTCACGACTTCGAGGATTCGGATTATTCATCCTATGTGAGCCCATCGCGCCGCCCAGttgacggcggcaggggaggcggtggtgggctcGCCAAGGGTATCCTTTCGGGACTCGGCATGGGCTGGTTTGCCAAGAAGATGGCGGATAGGCGGACGAAGAAGCAGGAGGACAGGATgcgggaagaggaagacATGCGCTCGGGAACCCAGGTCTCTCGCTTCACCGGTGATGGGCACCCGTCACCTACGAGGAAGAGTTCACGTCGTCCCGCACCCGTTAGACGACCAACCGGGTACGCCAGAGGAGGAACCGAGATCTCCGAGACCACCGAGTCATCATTGGATtcgcgacctgctgctggaaCGTACGGGGCGCCTATGCCATCAGCTGGCGGATTTCCACCGGCGCCTTCCGGAGGCCCAGGTAACCATTCCAGGCCGCGGATGGACCCAGTGTCGATGCCTCCGATGCCCCCAGACCCGCACGGGGTCTTGCACTCAGAGGCAGAGGGTTCGTTGCTGTCGTCCGTAGGGGGCAGTCGTTCACCGCAACGAGGAGCATCACCTCGTCGAAGGAATGAAGGTGAaagagccgcggcggcggcagcagctcgagctgggAGCCTCGCGGCAGACGAAGGGCACCAGTACCGTGATGAACGGGATAGATATGGCTCACAACAAAGCCAGCCGGTCAGCGTCAAGCTGAAGGTGCACGACGATCGCGACAGGAACGTGACGTTGCGGCGACTGACTGAGGAGgaagctgcggctgctcgcGGCCCAAGAAGCCGCGGAGACTCGGAGAGCAGCCTTTCTGGACTTGAATCGCCAAGCTACGGAAGAAGCTATCGGAGAGATTCGAGCCAGAGAAGAATGGAGCGCGCAGCGGAGCGAGCGGCGGAGCGgagggccgcggcagcagcagcgtctgACGACAAACTGGCACCTctctcgccgccgaaccCGGCTTTCGCAAAAGGCGGCAGGAGGGCCAAGGACTCTGCGTACTACTCTGGGCAGCCCGGTCCGTCGGGCACTGCGCCAGTCGCCGGGCAAACTGTGTCGAGCTTGGGCAGCCCGGAGAGCCATGGTACCTGGAGCGCGATGAGCATGTCCCCAGGCGGACCGGACAAGGGTC
- a CDS encoding uncharacterized protein (COG:H~EggNog:ENOG503PNC3), with amino-acid sequence MSINKSSRDSRSLADDLNALAQQLDATSKGVRATSSSLDDLADERARVVNAAEALLKDLKPADPVMTSMITMVQFTAVRLFVGWKAFDIIASAGTITIADLAARLDADVSLIRRLTGILISTGVLKQVDGDCLTMTPASSPFVSSSPFSALVMMGFDDHLKTLHSAPAYFDKYGRKEPTGRYDTMHAFAAGDPKLTVWEHTNRDPQKKSYFMTAMMAIASRMPMIGFYDFAWVLDKMHEAPDRVLVVDVGGGKGHALQAIHKATPGLPMARCVVEDLQAVVDEAKKTATGELADAQYVAMDFHSEQPVKGACIYYIRRCLHDYGDDVCVEILQRLRDAMVEDSRVLIVEQVLSDPPLPLAAATDVYMATIGGKERTLQDFHEIAARAGLAIVTAHPAPGSDVAVIECRKTV; translated from the exons ATGTCCATCAACAAGTCCAGCCGCGACTCGAGGTCCCTTGCGGACGACCTCAACGCTCTTGCACAGCAGCTTGATGCCACCTCCAAAGGCGTCCGCGCAACGTCTTCGTCACTCGACGATCTCGCAGATGAACGCGCTCGGGTCGTGAACGCAGCAGAGGCCTTGCTCAAGGATCTCAAGCCGGCGGACCCCGTCATGACCTCCATGATAACCATGGTACAATTCACGGCTGTCCGTCTTTTCGTCGGGTGGAAGGCTTTTGACATCATCGCCTCTGCCGGGACCATTACCATCGCAGACCTCGCTGCAAGGCTCGACGCAGACGTGTCCCTCATTC GCCGTCTCACCGGTATCCTTATATCCACCGGGGTCCTGAAGCAAGTTGACGGCGACTGCTTGACCATGACACCGGCCAGCTCGCCTTTTGTTTCGTCTAGCCCTTTCAGTGCACTCGTCATGATGGG CTTTGACGACCACCTCAAGACGTTGCATTCGGCACCAGCCTACTTCGACAAGTATGGCCGCAAAGAGCCTACGGGGCGATACGACACGATGCACGCATTTGCTGCTGGTGACCCCAAGCTCACGGTCTGGGAGCACACAAATCGCGACCCGCAGAAGAAGTCTTACTTCATGACTGCCATGATGGCCATCGCGAGCCGAATGCCCATGATCGGGTTTTACGACTTTGCTTGGGTCCTCGACAAGATGCACGAGGCGCCCGACAGGGTTCTGGTCGTTGACGTCGGAGGCGGCAAGGGTCATGCGCTGCAGGCCATTCACAAGGCCACGCCTGGCCTGCCCATGGCTCGCTGTGTCGTTGAGGATCTCCAAgcggtcgtcgacgaagccaaAAAGACCGCTACTGGTGAGCTGGCAGACGCGCAGTACGTTGCTATGGATTTCCATTCCGAACAGCCCGTAAAAG GCGCCTGCATCTATTACATCCGAAGGTGCCTCCACGACTATGGCGACGATGTTTGCGTGGAAATCCTGCAGCGGCTTCGCGATGCCATGGTCGAGGATAGCCGCGTTCTCATTGTAGAGCAGGTCTTGAGcgacccgccgctgccactggCGGCCGCTACAGATGTTTACATGGCGACAATTGGAGGCAAAGAGCGGACGCTGCAGGACTTCCACGAAATTGCGGCTCGAGCAGGGCTGGCGATTGTGACGGCGCATCCAGCGCCCGGGTCGGACGTTGCGGTAATTGAGTGTCGAAAGACGGTGTGA
- a CDS encoding uncharacterized protein (TransMembrane:1 (o563-584i)~EggNog:ENOG503P0KR~COG:B), which produces MSSSNENRPAERLDDSADLPPRKRRRPATSCEACRTRKVRCDQGLPCGPCKRSRRKADCVYRSERNQDGLDARPSTSVGSEVDGQKTRARASTGFPMESEGEYSLAARVERLERLLDRQQSTHQHAPIEPNPAPPPRLLLRNTAEKTRLFGRGHWMYVAQALPTHGTFDNHGADFELRDDGAAVSDVMELFVKLRAMRTAVKARGTRFGTCTGDVRSDFLGTLPSWRVMESLVHCCYDFFVPLYEAVGEDDDAVWAYAFDMYKKCGRSWMAAAKEKWPDSFLMKLGLRMALGGTVTEKVFDGFDVHEASQYWIILAQSWLTGQREKDTMNLEGLEIFALLLLAKQATRHATGPTWISAGSLMSAAMSMGLHHDPAKLAGISPQDAETRKRLWAATLELTIQSHLDAATPVLISADDFDTPEPLPPRQARGEGDLQGKLCKSLPLRLRVARLVNGIKGPSYDEAILLAKELRNESRGVVAYAERLSMPSSANVLDDGLPGFVDILFHRYIMMLLQPWMIKSRTDSRYHLARRMCTESALAIASYASDSRGSSTLKRLARVGRGFWRGPFALPVVLVLCLEVFLLLEEDGPTSRGVVVGGRLEELRAASRTRVVAALETIKEGTRGFIRDGSVSLKSFNFLAAFLAQIRAIEEGRDAKRAVIEALSESLEECAQLVRETYPWLSGSMDEMVAANDSSQNEEGRLDLSPMPLVSFSLFFSPFFGARH; this is translated from the exons ATGTCGTCAAGCAATGAAAATCGCCCGGCCGAGCGACTAGACGACAGCGCGGACTTGCCCCCGCGCAAGCGCAGACGCCCTGCCACGTCGTGCGAGGCATGTCGAACGCGCAAGGTCCGCTGCGACCAGGGCCTCCCTTGCGGGCCGTGTAAACGGTCGAGGCGTAAAGCCGACTGCGTTTACCGATCGGAGAGGAACCAAGACGGCCTTGATGCGAGACCTTCCACCAGCGTGGGAAGCGAGGTTGACGGACAGAAGACCCGAGCACGCGCTAGCACCGGCTTTCCCATGGAGAGTGAGGGCGAGTATAGCCTCGCCGCGCGAGTCGAGCGGCTCGAGCGCTTGTTGGACCGGCAACAGAGCACTCACCAGCACGCCCCGATAGAGCCCAaccctgcgccgcccccccgaCTGCTGCTGAGGAATACCGCAGAAAAGACTCGCCTCTTTGGGCGCGGTCACTGGATGTACGTCGCCCAGGCACTG CCCACCCACGGGACCTTTGACAATCATGGTGCCGACTTTGAGCTTCGAGATGACGGTGCTGCCGTGTCAGACGTCATGGAATTGTTCGTCAAGTTGAGAGCAATGCGAACGGCGGTCAAGGCACGAGGTACCCGATTTGGAACTTGCACGGGCGACGTGCGATCAGACTTTCTGGGAACTCTCCCGTCCTGGCGTGTGATGGAGAGCCTTGTCCATTGTTGCTACGATTTCTTCGTCCCGCTCTACGAAGCTGTGggagaggacgacgatgccgtttGGGCTTATGCCTTTGATATGTACAAGAAGTGTGGGAGGTCTTGGATGGCTGCTGCGAAAGAGAAGTGGCCAGACTCGTTCCTGATGAAACTTGGGCTGAGGATGGCTCTTGGTGGCACCGTCACCGAGAAGGTTTTCGACGGCTTCGACGTGCATGAAGCCTCTCAGTATTGGATCATTCTCGCCCAAAGTTGGCTTACTGGACAGCGAGAGAAAGACACCATGAACCTGGAAGGCCTGGAAATTTTTGCCTTGCTGCTCCTAGCCAAACAGGCCACGCGCCACGCGACCGGACCGACCTGGATATCCGCCGGCTCGCTCATGTCTGCCGCCATGTCCATGGGCCTGCATCACGACCCTGCCAAGTTGGCGGGGATTTCGCCCCAGGACGCCGAGACGCGCAAGAGgttgtgggcggcgacgctcgagCTGACCATTCAATcccacctcgacgccgcgacgccggtCTTGATATCAGCAGACGACTTTGACACACCAGAACCGCTGCCTCCCCGGCAGGCGAGGGGAGAAGGAGACTTGCAGGGGAAGCTCTGCAAATCGTTGCCGCTCCGCCTCCGGGTGGCGCGGTTGGTGAACGGCATCAAAGGCCCGAGCTACGACGAAGCGATACTACTCGCAAAAGAGCTACGGAACGAGTCTCGCGGCGTTGTAGCATATGCAGAAAGGCTGAGCatgccatcgtcggccaACGTATTGGACGATGGTCTCCCGGGTTTCGTGGACATACTCTTCCACAGATACATCATGATGCTCCTGCAGCCGTGGATGATCAAGTCCCGGACCGACTCACGATATCACCTGGCGCGTAGAATGTGCACCGAGTCAGCACTCGCAATTGCCTCGTACGCCTCCGACAGCCGCGGCTCGAGCACGTTGAAGCGTCTCGCAAGGGTGGGACGAGGCTTCTGGAGGGGCCCATTCGCGCTGCCGGTTGTGCTCGTGCTCTGCCTGGAGGTGTTTCTGCTGCTGGAAGAGGACGGCCCGACGAGCCggggcgttgtcgtcggcggtcgcTTGGAAgagctgcgggcggcgtcgaggacgcgggtggtcgcggcgctcgagacCATCAAGGAGGGAACGCGCGGGTTCATTCGCGACGGGAGCGTCAGCCTCAAGAGCTTCAACTTCCTGGCGGCGTTTCTTGCCCAGATCCGCGCCATTGAAGAGGGACGAGACGCGAAGAGAGCCGTCATCGAGGCACTCAGCGAGAGCCTGGAGGAATGCGCGCAGCTTGTCCGGGAGACGTATCCCTGGCTCTCGGGCAGCATGGACGAGATGGTAGCCGCGAATGACAGCAGCCAGAACGAAGAAGGGCGTCTGGACTTGAGCCCGATGCCTCTGGTGAGTttctctctttttttctctcctTTTTTTGGTGCCCGTCATTAG
- a CDS encoding uncharacterized protein (EggNog:ENOG503PU9H), protein MPVEQQQMPQEPAPTAAAVALPTPESRISSEQPRPTEPMKADDSMRLRGGGDGEVSLFPFDLHPPPAPTAPRKRNARTQTTERRKPLFVATRCKKERQLTVFL, encoded by the exons AtgcccgtcgagcagcagcagatgccTCAGGAGCCGgccccgaccgccgccgccgtcgctctcccGACCCCGGAATCCCGGATTAGCTCCGAGCAACCG CGTCCCACCGAGCCCATGAAGGCCGACGACTCGatgcgcctgcgcggcggcggcgacggcgaggtgagTCTCTTCCCTTTCGACTTGCACCCCCCTCCCGCTCCGACCGCGCCGCGAAAACGAAACGCCCGTACACAAACAACCGAAAGAAGAAAACCCCTTTTCGTCGCGACACGCTGCAAAAAAGAGAGACAACTGACAGTTTTCTTGTGA
- a CDS encoding uncharacterized protein (COG:S~EggNog:ENOG503NXHT) — protein sequence MDPVSLTGLAIGVASLGLQVYTGCIQGIQLLVTALGYDEECKYLNLRLRMEQQRLFAWSETSGLLDLDANNHDKILDSNIFNLHRQTVLDLLVQVQCLFDEFTAHQRRHNNLKPVRDDDNVLAAPDKDARQASFPMSPRKRDFIKKAMAGLKLKSEGGWMRLRWVSFDKEAFEKLLAKFSALNDNMTNILDHSLQVEIRDTVQDTNRGVLLLHHKVADLSHLVLALKSQLEAGSPGIQRTGSLLSAPLSSTPMSKLEREVGLKALLQLSNLAKFKAFNETIDPKSGLAPTKGDVAAYQFLDLASPAQPRNVQVPRNLVELDPEVDDWESPRCEALLTTAEGTKKRVWIEWKDYDSAGQHPDSLSKRDIVDRVRKLACLLNHSPKPEAFRTPHCLGFFDKADPDTPDEDVDVIDRRLGLIFERPHDDQLHASLPPVSLHDLLRDTSSVRKPRVTERVRLAHALSNCVLYLHAVNWLHKGLRSHNVLFFRARGGGGVGVDYSRPYLSGFDFSRPGGPEEMTDAPGDDAEHDLYRHPRTQSNRRGSGSNGDKEEERERSKKSFDVYSLGVVLVELAHWRTVDEVLALDMRRARGDKEVVRRVRQRLLAEDRVADLGAEMGEKYEEATRACLAGGASLGLRDGDDETDDEVAERLSMRYYEDVVKKLGSIAV from the exons ATGGACCCCGTCTCGCTCACGGGGCTGGCcatcggcgtcgcctcgctcGGCCTCCAGGTCTACACGGGCTGCATCCAAG GCATCCAGCtgctcgtcaccgccctcgGCTACGATGAAGAGTGCAAGTACCTCAACCTGCGCCTGCgcatggagcagcagcgcctcttCGCCTGGAGCGAGACGTCGGGCCTGCTTGACCTTGACGCCAACAACCACGATAAGATCCTAGACTCCAACATCTTCAACCTGCACCGCCAGaccgtcctcgacctgctcgtccaggTCCAATGCCTCTTTGACGAGTTTACCGCCCATCAGCGTCGTCACAATAACCTCAAGCCCGTCCGCGATGACGACAATGTCCTCGCTGCCCCCGACAAGGATGCCCGCCAGGCCAGCTTCCCCATGTCGCCGCGCAAGCGCGACTTCATCAAGAAGGCCATGGCTGGCCTGAAACTCAAGTCTGAAGGCGGCTGGATGCGCCTGCGCTGGGTCTCATTCGACAAGGAGGCGttcgagaagctcctcgccAAGTTCTCGGCGCTCAACGACAACATGACCAACATCCTCGACCACTCCCTCCAGGTTGAGATCCGCGACACCGTGCAGGACACCAACcgcggcgtcctcctcctgcaCCACAAGGTTGCCGACTTGAGtcatctcgtcctcgccctcaagtcgcagctcgaggcgggcagccCAGGCATCCAGCGCACCGGCAGCCTGCTGAGCGCCCCTCTGTCTTCGACGCCCATGTCCAagctcgagcgcgaggtcgGCCTCAAAGCCCTCCTGCAGCTCTCCAACCTGGCCAAGTTCAAGGCTTTTAATGAGACAATCGACCCCAAGTCTGGTCTGGCACCGACCAAAGGGGACGTGGCAGCGTACCAAttcctcgacctcgcgagcccagcccagccgcgcAACGTGCAGGTCCCGCGGAACCTGGTCGAGCTCGACCCGGAGGTGGACGACTGGGAGTCGCCGCGATGCGAAGCGCTCTTGACAACGGCCGAGGGCACCAAGAAGAGAGTGTGGATAGAATGGAAAGACTACGACAGCGCCGGCCAGCATCCGGATTCGCTGTCAAAAAGGGACATTGTCGACCGCGTCCGCAAGCTGGCATGCCTGTTGAACCACAGCCCAAAGCCGGAGGCGTTCCGCACGCCGCACTGCCTTGGCTTCTTTGACAAGGCCGATCCCGacacgcccgacgaggatgtcgacgTCATCGACCGGCGGCTCGGACTCATCTTCGAGCGGCCTCATGACGACCAGCTGCACGCCTCGCTCCCGCCAGTATCGTTGCACGACCTGCTACGAGACACGTCGTCGGTCCGCAAGCCGCGCGTGACGGAGCGTGTGCGACTTGCCCACGCGCTGAGCAACTGCGTGCTCTACCTGCATGCCGTCAACTGGCTGCACAAGGGTCTGCGCAGCCACAACGTACTCTTCTTCcgcgctcgtggcggcggcggcgttggcgtcgacTACAGCAGACCCTACCTCTCCGGGTTCGACTTTtcgcggccgggcggcccCGAGGAGATGACAGACGCcccgggcgacgacgccgagcacgacCTCTACCGGCACCCGCGAACGCAGTCGAACCGacgtggcagcggcagcaatgGCGACAAGGAGGAAGAGCGGGAGCGGTCCAAGAAGAGCTTCGACGTGTACAGCCTGGGCGTCGTGCTGGTGGAGCTAGCGCACTGGCGGACGGTGGACGAGGTGCTGGCCCTGGACATgcgccgggcgcggggcgACAAGGAGGTCGTGCGGAGGGTGCgccagcggctgctggctgagGACCGCGTCGCTGACTTGGGGGCCGAGATGGGCGAGAAGTAcgaggaggcgacgcgggcgtgccTCGCCGGAGGGGCGTCGCTTGGTCtccgagacggcgacgacgagacggacgacgaggtcgccgagagATTGTCGATGAGATATTACGAGGATGTGGTCAAAAAGCTGGGCAGCATCGCGGTATGA
- a CDS encoding uncharacterized protein (COG:S~EggNog:ENOG503NXHT), which translates to MEQQRLFAWSETSGLLDLDANNHDKILDSNIFNLHRQTVLDLLVQVQCLFDEFTAHQRRHNNLKPVRDDDNVLAAPDKDARQASFPMSPRKRDFIKKAMAGLKLKSEGGWMRLRWVSFDKEAFEKLLAKFSALNDNMTNILDHSLQVEIRDTVQDTNRGVLLLHHKVADLSHLVLALKSQLEAGSPGIQRTGSLLSAPLSSTPMSKLEREVGLKALLQLSNLAKFKAFNETIDPKSGLAPTKGDVAAYQFLDLASPAQPRNVQVPRNLVELDPEVDDWESPRCEALLTTAEGTKKRVWIEWKDYDSAGQHPDSLSKRDIVDRVRKLACLLNHSPKPEAFRTPHCLGFFDKADPDTPDEDVDVIDRRLGLIFERPHDDQLHASLPPVSLHDLLRDTSSVRKPRVTERVRLAHALSNCVLYLHAVNWLHKGLRSHNVLFFRARGGGGVGVDYSRPYLSGFDFSRPGGPEEMTDAPGDDAEHDLYRHPRTQSNRRGSGSNGDKEEERERSKKSFDVYSLGVVLVELAHWRTVDEVLALDMRRARGDKEVVRRVRQRLLAEDRVADLGAEMGEKYEEATRACLAGGASLGLRDGDDETDDEVAERLSMRYYEDVVKKLGSIAV; encoded by the coding sequence atggagcagcagcgcctcttCGCCTGGAGCGAGACGTCGGGCCTGCTTGACCTTGACGCCAACAACCACGATAAGATCCTAGACTCCAACATCTTCAACCTGCACCGCCAGaccgtcctcgacctgctcgtccaggTCCAATGCCTCTTTGACGAGTTTACCGCCCATCAGCGTCGTCACAATAACCTCAAGCCCGTCCGCGATGACGACAATGTCCTCGCTGCCCCCGACAAGGATGCCCGCCAGGCCAGCTTCCCCATGTCGCCGCGCAAGCGCGACTTCATCAAGAAGGCCATGGCTGGCCTGAAACTCAAGTCTGAAGGCGGCTGGATGCGCCTGCGCTGGGTCTCATTCGACAAGGAGGCGttcgagaagctcctcgccAAGTTCTCGGCGCTCAACGACAACATGACCAACATCCTCGACCACTCCCTCCAGGTTGAGATCCGCGACACCGTGCAGGACACCAACcgcggcgtcctcctcctgcaCCACAAGGTTGCCGACTTGAGtcatctcgtcctcgccctcaagtcgcagctcgaggcgggcagccCAGGCATCCAGCGCACCGGCAGCCTGCTGAGCGCCCCTCTGTCTTCGACGCCCATGTCCAagctcgagcgcgaggtcgGCCTCAAAGCCCTCCTGCAGCTCTCCAACCTGGCCAAGTTCAAGGCTTTTAATGAGACAATCGACCCCAAGTCTGGTCTGGCACCGACCAAAGGGGACGTGGCAGCGTACCAAttcctcgacctcgcgagcccagcccagccgcgcAACGTGCAGGTCCCGCGGAACCTGGTCGAGCTCGACCCGGAGGTGGACGACTGGGAGTCGCCGCGATGCGAAGCGCTCTTGACAACGGCCGAGGGCACCAAGAAGAGAGTGTGGATAGAATGGAAAGACTACGACAGCGCCGGCCAGCATCCGGATTCGCTGTCAAAAAGGGACATTGTCGACCGCGTCCGCAAGCTGGCATGCCTGTTGAACCACAGCCCAAAGCCGGAGGCGTTCCGCACGCCGCACTGCCTTGGCTTCTTTGACAAGGCCGATCCCGacacgcccgacgaggatgtcgacgTCATCGACCGGCGGCTCGGACTCATCTTCGAGCGGCCTCATGACGACCAGCTGCACGCCTCGCTCCCGCCAGTATCGTTGCACGACCTGCTACGAGACACGTCGTCGGTCCGCAAGCCGCGCGTGACGGAGCGTGTGCGACTTGCCCACGCGCTGAGCAACTGCGTGCTCTACCTGCATGCCGTCAACTGGCTGCACAAGGGTCTGCGCAGCCACAACGTACTCTTCTTCcgcgctcgtggcggcggcggcgttggcgtcgacTACAGCAGACCCTACCTCTCCGGGTTCGACTTTtcgcggccgggcggcccCGAGGAGATGACAGACGCcccgggcgacgacgccgagcacgacCTCTACCGGCACCCGCGAACGCAGTCGAACCGacgtggcagcggcagcaatgGCGACAAGGAGGAAGAGCGGGAGCGGTCCAAGAAGAGCTTCGACGTGTACAGCCTGGGCGTCGTGCTGGTGGAGCTAGCGCACTGGCGGACGGTGGACGAGGTGCTGGCCCTGGACATgcgccgggcgcggggcgACAAGGAGGTCGTGCGGAGGGTGCgccagcggctgctggctgagGACCGCGTCGCTGACTTGGGGGCCGAGATGGGCGAGAAGTAcgaggaggcgacgcgggcgtgccTCGCCGGAGGGGCGTCGCTTGGTCtccgagacggcgacgacgagacggacgacgaggtcgccgagagATTGTCGATGAGATATTACGAGGATGTGGTCAAAAAGCTGGGCAGCATCGCGGTATGA